A single region of the Heliomicrobium undosum genome encodes:
- a CDS encoding YitT family protein codes for MNKINLREYLLVLAGAFLFAFGTRAFILPSKLAPGGVAGLATIVYYLTHLSPGIIMSLLNFPLYVLAYRKINREFVVKTFIAVTMSSLFIDWLQYLPDFSTQNILLNALYGGLIYGSGVGLILRVGGSLGGVNILAKIYSVRAGVSFGTLNLALNSVIVLLSGLTVGHEAAMYTIVAFYASNRVADFIQEGLPKKAVTIISSDAEQIATAIMGELGRGVTFLKGEGAFTHDDKNIILCAIEPNQLFALKRTIYGIDPQAFLIISDAKEILGRGFKSLRPTT; via the coding sequence TTGAATAAGATCAACCTGCGCGAATACCTGCTTGTCCTTGCCGGCGCATTCCTTTTTGCTTTTGGCACCCGGGCCTTCATCCTACCATCCAAGTTGGCGCCAGGCGGAGTGGCCGGCCTGGCGACGATCGTCTACTACCTGACTCACCTGTCGCCGGGCATCATCATGTCGCTGCTCAACTTCCCCCTCTATGTCCTGGCCTACCGGAAGATCAACCGGGAGTTCGTCGTCAAGACCTTTATCGCGGTGACCATGTCCTCTTTGTTTATCGACTGGCTCCAATACCTGCCCGATTTCTCGACGCAAAACATCCTATTGAACGCCCTCTACGGCGGCTTGATCTACGGTTCCGGCGTCGGCTTGATCCTTCGCGTCGGCGGCAGCCTGGGCGGCGTCAACATCCTCGCCAAGATCTACTCCGTTCGCGCCGGCGTTTCTTTTGGCACCCTGAACCTGGCTTTGAACTCCGTGATCGTCCTCCTGTCAGGGTTGACGGTCGGGCACGAGGCTGCCATGTACACGATCGTAGCTTTTTACGCCTCGAACCGTGTTGCCGACTTCATCCAGGAAGGTCTACCAAAAAAGGCGGTCACCATCATCTCCAGCGACGCCGAGCAGATCGCCACGGCGATCATGGGCGAGTTAGGACGTGGTGTGACCTTCCTGAAAGGGGAGGGCGCCTTCACCCACGACGACAAGAACATCATCCTCTGCGCCATCGAGCCGAACCAACTGTTCGCCCTGAAGCGCACCATCTACGGGATCGATCCCCAAGCCTTTTTGATCATATCGGACGCCAAGGAGATCCTCGGTCGAGGGTTTAAGTCCCTGAGGCCTACGACATAA
- a CDS encoding DUF262 domain-containing protein has translation MGLLEQIDERGKEISTDSYSMSVGELLTMYKDGDLVLRPEFQRFFRWSPEQKSRLVESLLLGIPIPSIFVSQRHDGKWEVIDGLQRLSTLFELAGELRNPDGEKRPPLVLTKTKYLTDLKDLQWESEDKSKQFPEEAKRRIKRSRIDVNIVLSTSDLSAKYELFQRLNTGGSLATDQEVRNAILVMINREFFSWITDLAGRDYFRKCIPLTDRALEEQFDLELVTRFVVLSSLDMDALRDMDELGAFLTDKIVEMAEDASFDKDRITLAFQRTFDTLSRIFGEHSFKKFDETKQQATGAMLISIFEVLAIGIGTFAGDPAYVIPYEKIRELHRRLAKEIRFTSAAGSGIRASTRIPNTVGLGREFFAP, from the coding sequence ATGGGTTTGTTAGAACAGATTGATGAACGCGGTAAAGAGATTTCTACAGATTCCTACTCTATGTCAGTCGGTGAATTGCTGACAATGTATAAGGATGGAGACTTGGTGCTACGCCCGGAATTTCAGCGTTTCTTTCGGTGGTCTCCAGAACAAAAGTCTCGCCTTGTGGAATCACTGCTGTTGGGGATCCCCATCCCGTCGATTTTTGTTTCCCAACGGCACGATGGAAAGTGGGAAGTCATTGACGGTCTCCAACGACTGTCCACTTTATTTGAATTAGCCGGAGAATTACGCAATCCGGACGGAGAAAAAAGACCGCCTCTTGTGTTGACAAAAACAAAATATCTAACTGACCTAAAAGACCTTCAATGGGAAAGCGAGGACAAGTCAAAACAATTTCCGGAAGAAGCAAAACGCCGTATCAAGCGTTCTAGAATTGATGTGAACATCGTCTTAAGCACGAGCGATTTATCAGCGAAGTACGAGCTTTTTCAACGGTTAAACACAGGTGGATCACTCGCGACTGATCAGGAAGTAAGAAATGCCATACTTGTTATGATCAATCGTGAGTTCTTTTCTTGGATTACAGACCTCGCGGGTCGTGATTATTTCCGAAAGTGTATTCCTTTAACGGATCGTGCGCTCGAAGAACAATTTGATCTTGAACTCGTTACGCGGTTCGTTGTTCTATCCTCCCTTGATATGGATGCGCTTCGGGATATGGATGAACTCGGCGCTTTCTTGACAGACAAAATTGTGGAGATGGCAGAAGATGCCTCCTTCGATAAAGATAGAATCACATTGGCATTTCAACGAACTTTTGATACCCTATCCCGCATTTTCGGGGAACACAGCTTTAAAAAATTTGACGAAACTAAACAGCAAGCCACGGGAGCGATGTTAATCTCGATTTTTGAAGTTCTTGCAATAGGCATCGGCACTTTTGCAGGGGATCCGGCTTACGTGATACCCTATGAAAAGATTAGAGAGCTTCACCGGCGTCTCGCGAAGGAGATTCGGTTTACTTCGGCAGCCGGATCTGGAATTAGAGCGTCAACCAGAATTCCCAACACAGTAGGTTTAGGACGTGAATTTTTTGCGCCATGA
- a CDS encoding MAE_28990/MAE_18760 family HEPN-like nuclease, which produces MKIRSQTELQDFLDQSLSKRKRELTTLRFILLQCKRTHERDTLLRATLPMLYAHWEGFIKESSIAYLDYVLRQGIPLGNLTRNFIALTLRGKIVSAGLSKKNQVHKELIDLILDHAKHVASYNPNEVIDTQSNLSSNVLRDIMHTVGINFDNMWQKKVPLIDHQLLKSRNEIAHGELVPVDVTLYEQLHKFVIESLEQYKTALENAVALEAYKHSI; this is translated from the coding sequence ATGAAAATTCGCAGCCAAACAGAACTACAAGACTTTTTGGATCAGTCTCTTTCCAAACGAAAGCGTGAATTGACCACCCTGCGATTTATATTATTACAGTGCAAACGTACCCACGAGAGAGATACGTTGCTCCGGGCGACGCTTCCAATGTTGTACGCCCATTGGGAAGGCTTTATCAAGGAATCCTCTATTGCCTATCTGGATTATGTTTTGCGCCAGGGAATACCGTTGGGAAATTTAACGCGGAATTTTATCGCCTTAACATTACGCGGGAAAATCGTTTCTGCTGGATTATCAAAAAAGAATCAAGTTCATAAGGAGCTTATCGATTTGATTCTCGACCACGCCAAACACGTTGCATCATACAATCCGAATGAGGTCATCGACACGCAATCGAACCTCTCATCCAATGTCTTGCGAGACATAATGCACACGGTTGGCATAAACTTTGATAATATGTGGCAAAAAAAAGTTCCTCTTATCGATCACCAGCTATTAAAAAGCCGGAACGAAATTGCTCATGGTGAACTCGTTCCAGTAGATGTAACGCTCTATGAGCAGCTGCATAAATTTGTAATTGAAAGCCTGGAACAATACAAAACGGCATTGGAAAATGCTGTAGCATTGGAAGCATACAAACACTCGATTTGA
- a CDS encoding helix-turn-helix domain-containing protein, which translates to MNLPDELTVVQAAKVTGLQRYTLRDAIHRGDLAARQQKVPGGFKYLIPLEALREFARRRGVQSSLLGLEGEQPALVGESAEAAVPVALVAPSMTAGAVAASAVKPGAQTGEGAYPDPERTSLVNGMPQEMTAEAQALAVDWREFKESTQELIQLLRSLPREEQRADGLLEDRLEQMLQQIVEVQSDVLGLKKGFHQHLSKVEGRVVNLQQSVNGELRTSMERVRQGMNQGLDEFRSGLDAWQHNVDTVFDDMRSTLQEVAASQSDAEMRQAFVHKLSVDNQSTMGEVKKLMVEVSETVGQMVSAQQSGAQTLERRLDDVKASVDGVRRSVDRSTEMIIKWRQKMQMEQSKRGVKGWWNRLWGRSQTPVLSK; encoded by the coding sequence ATGAATCTGCCCGATGAGTTGACGGTTGTTCAAGCCGCCAAAGTGACGGGATTGCAACGGTACACCCTGCGGGATGCGATCCATCGCGGCGATCTGGCCGCGAGGCAGCAGAAAGTCCCGGGAGGGTTCAAGTACCTGATCCCGCTGGAGGCTTTGCGGGAATTTGCGCGGCGTCGTGGGGTCCAGTCCAGCCTTCTTGGGTTGGAAGGGGAGCAGCCGGCCCTGGTGGGCGAATCGGCTGAGGCGGCCGTGCCGGTTGCGCTGGTGGCGCCGTCGATGACGGCGGGAGCGGTTGCCGCTTCGGCGGTCAAGCCGGGAGCGCAAACGGGAGAAGGGGCATACCCTGACCCCGAGAGGACGTCCTTAGTGAACGGCATGCCGCAGGAGATGACGGCAGAGGCGCAGGCCTTAGCCGTCGATTGGAGGGAGTTTAAGGAATCCACCCAGGAACTGATCCAATTGTTGCGCTCTCTCCCGCGGGAGGAACAACGCGCCGATGGGCTTCTGGAAGATCGGCTGGAACAGATGCTTCAGCAGATCGTGGAGGTGCAGTCCGATGTCTTGGGCCTGAAAAAAGGCTTTCACCAGCACTTGAGCAAGGTCGAGGGCCGGGTGGTCAACCTGCAGCAGAGTGTGAACGGTGAATTGCGGACATCGATGGAGCGCGTCCGCCAGGGGATGAATCAGGGATTGGACGAGTTCCGCTCCGGGTTGGACGCCTGGCAGCACAATGTGGACACCGTCTTTGACGACATGCGCTCCACGCTCCAGGAGGTGGCCGCCAGCCAGTCTGACGCGGAGATGCGCCAGGCCTTCGTTCACAAGTTGTCGGTGGACAACCAGTCCACCATGGGCGAGGTGAAGAAGCTGATGGTGGAAGTGAGCGAGACGGTGGGCCAGATGGTCAGCGCCCAGCAGAGCGGCGCTCAGACGTTGGAACGGCGCCTCGACGATGTCAAGGCCTCTGTCGACGGTGTGCGTCGTTCCGTTGACCGCTCGACGGAGATGATCATCAAGTGGCGTCAGAAGATGCAGATGGAACAGAGCAAGCGCGGCGTCAAGGGCTGGTGGAACCGGCTCTGGGGAAGGTCCCAGACGCCGGTGTTGTCCAAGTAG
- a CDS encoding deoxynucleoside kinase, translating to MPEAKVQLVIDGVTGVGKSSLVNILAERLDLVAFSELFEDENQLLHKFFHDRERWAFPMQINFLTNRFKQYREASGTNRAIMDRSIYSDGIFARMYREQGYLTVEEFSVYENLLNSMLEGLTPPRLMVYLKADTDEAIRRIRMRGRDDELTVEREYWAMLNLFYENNYRNYKGGELLTIEVGRLDFVHNPDDREEVLRKIITAYEAAC from the coding sequence ATGCCTGAAGCGAAGGTGCAATTGGTGATCGATGGGGTGACTGGCGTCGGCAAGTCCAGCCTGGTCAATATCCTGGCGGAAAGGCTCGATCTGGTCGCCTTTAGTGAATTGTTTGAGGACGAGAATCAACTGCTCCATAAGTTTTTTCATGACCGGGAGCGGTGGGCCTTCCCGATGCAGATCAACTTTTTGACGAATCGCTTTAAACAATACCGGGAGGCCTCGGGGACTAATAGGGCCATCATGGATCGTTCCATCTATTCGGACGGTATTTTTGCCCGCATGTACCGTGAGCAGGGCTACCTGACGGTGGAGGAGTTCAGCGTCTATGAAAACCTGTTGAACAGCATGTTGGAGGGCCTGACACCCCCCCGGCTGATGGTGTACTTGAAAGCCGATACGGACGAGGCGATCCGCCGCATCCGCATGCGCGGCCGGGACGACGAGTTGACGGTTGAACGGGAATATTGGGCCATGCTGAACCTGTTTTACGAGAACAACTACCGGAACTACAAAGGCGGAGAACTGCTGACGATCGAAGTGGGCCGCTTGGATTTTGTCCACAACCCTGATGATCGGGAAGAGGTGCTGCGCAAGATCATCACGGCCTATGAGGCGGCCTGCTAG
- a CDS encoding LysE family translocator — protein MLALPPSPAQLVQALFSGLLLGVTLALPLGPIAVEVLRNSMRYGFWMGLAVGTGAIIADGFYLLIVQFGLVPLLQQPIIRTVFGLASTIILLLLGYSLFRPGKQVARASSGSVDAVSETAPSHKSGLFPLKALFSGASGSRSKKQAFLNGMILTGLNPFTLTLWIGVGTTAVASWNSTSPFLGLIFIFGILFGQEIWFAAISRLARTRFFQWQMHILPKIQKAFGLLMIGLALATLYWTLTG, from the coding sequence GTGCTTGCACTCCCCCCCTCACCGGCGCAACTGGTCCAGGCGCTGTTCAGCGGCCTCTTGTTAGGCGTCACACTGGCTTTGCCTCTCGGTCCCATTGCCGTCGAAGTGTTGCGCAATTCCATGCGCTATGGCTTTTGGATGGGCTTGGCGGTCGGGACAGGGGCGATCATCGCTGACGGCTTCTACCTCCTAATCGTCCAATTCGGGCTGGTTCCCTTGTTGCAACAGCCGATCATCCGCACCGTCTTTGGACTGGCCAGCACGATCATCCTGCTGCTTCTCGGTTACTCCCTGTTCCGGCCTGGCAAACAGGTGGCCCGCGCCTCTTCCGGTTCTGTCGACGCCGTATCGGAAACAGCGCCTTCCCACAAAAGCGGCCTCTTTCCCTTAAAAGCGCTCTTCTCCGGCGCCTCCGGCAGCCGTTCTAAAAAGCAAGCCTTTTTAAACGGCATGATCCTCACCGGTTTAAACCCCTTCACCCTCACCCTCTGGATCGGCGTAGGCACGACCGCCGTCGCCAGTTGGAATTCCACCTCGCCCTTTCTCGGCCTTATATTCATCTTTGGTATTCTCTTCGGACAGGAAATCTGGTTTGCAGCGATCTCCCGGTTGGCCCGGACTCGCTTTTTCCAGTGGCAGATGCACATCCTTCCTAAAATCCAGAAAGCGTTCGGCCTCCTGATGATCGGCTTGGCCTTGGCCACCTTATACTGGACCTTGACTGGCTGA
- a CDS encoding PspA/IM30 family protein encodes MSLFKRLKDLTLSNINALLDKAEDPVKMLDQYLRDMEEDIRDASDAIAKQIAVTKKFEAQYREAEAMVQKRQEDAVKAINAGRDDLARRALEDKKNHETRMNDFKAQFETHSATSEKLKRQLADMRSEFDKLKARRDTLVARANAAKATQQVHDLMGGFDNRSARHGFDRMEEKVASLEAKAEASKELSRGPSASLDDELASLDKGADVDDELAALKRQLGK; translated from the coding sequence ATGAGCTTGTTCAAACGGTTGAAAGACCTCACCCTGTCCAATATCAATGCCCTTCTCGACAAAGCGGAAGATCCGGTAAAGATGCTTGACCAGTACCTCCGGGACATGGAAGAGGACATTCGGGACGCTTCCGATGCGATCGCCAAGCAGATCGCCGTGACCAAGAAGTTTGAAGCCCAGTACCGGGAAGCGGAGGCGATGGTGCAGAAGCGGCAGGAAGACGCCGTAAAGGCGATCAACGCCGGTCGCGACGACCTGGCCCGGCGGGCGCTTGAAGACAAGAAAAACCATGAAACCCGGATGAATGATTTCAAGGCCCAATTCGAAACCCACTCGGCCACTTCGGAGAAACTGAAGCGGCAACTGGCTGACATGCGCAGCGAGTTCGATAAGCTGAAAGCCCGCCGGGACACCCTCGTCGCCCGTGCCAACGCCGCCAAAGCGACTCAGCAGGTTCATGACCTGATGGGCGGATTTGACAACCGTTCGGCGCGGCACGGCTTTGACCGCATGGAGGAAAAAGTGGCATCCCTGGAAGCCAAGGCTGAGGCGAGCAAGGAACTGTCCCGCGGTCCTTCCGCCAGCTTGGATGATGAACTGGCGTCCTTGGACAAGGGCGCTGATGTGGATGACGAACTGGCCGCGCTGAAGCGCCAACTGGGCAAGTAA
- a CDS encoding DUF4178 domain-containing protein yields MSLFDRMRRIFESETNAGKPVLRERTLFDLDVNDIVSLDLEDWVIEGKVSYHSLPGWVMYWLKSGRQRQGLLLDRSVPDKAVVITPFAGRTDNVNEVKTEYILDGKHFFLDYNGEGTVDALGLTPIRTGPVMYWQFETDQREIYRIEWQEGRFFHYDGRWIDAFEVSIVAG; encoded by the coding sequence GTGAGCCTTTTTGATCGCATGCGTCGGATCTTTGAATCGGAGACCAACGCCGGAAAGCCGGTCCTGCGAGAGCGCACGCTGTTCGACCTCGATGTAAACGATATTGTCTCTCTCGATCTGGAGGACTGGGTGATCGAAGGAAAGGTGAGCTATCACAGTCTGCCCGGTTGGGTGATGTACTGGCTGAAGTCGGGACGCCAGCGGCAGGGGCTGCTGTTGGATCGCTCTGTGCCGGACAAGGCTGTGGTCATCACCCCCTTTGCCGGTCGCACGGACAACGTGAATGAGGTAAAGACCGAATATATCCTTGACGGGAAGCATTTCTTTCTCGATTATAATGGAGAGGGGACTGTTGACGCCCTCGGCCTGACGCCTATCCGCACCGGTCCGGTCATGTACTGGCAGTTCGAGACGGATCAGCGCGAAATCTACCGGATCGAGTGGCAGGAGGGTCGCTTTTTCCATTATGACGGACGCTGGATCGATGCCTTTGAGGTATCGATCGTCGCCGGTTAA
- a CDS encoding peptidylprolyl isomerase, protein MQKMWKTGVAAVAMMALFTAAGCSSPEDQKKTQEPPQQTSPAKPDSPKSSTAERNNKYQAPPSMQIDPKKQYTATVQTNRGAFKIELLAAEAPKTVNNFVFLAREGYFDGIRFHRIIKDFMIQTGDPMGNGTGGPGYKFADELPPKLSYGPGVVAMANAGPNTNGSQFFICNGEKAKNLNQMPNYTVFGRVIDGMETVLKISDTPVTAGFGGEKSKPAEEIIMERVTIEEK, encoded by the coding sequence ATGCAAAAAATGTGGAAAACGGGCGTGGCCGCCGTGGCGATGATGGCGCTCTTTACAGCCGCCGGATGTTCCAGCCCGGAGGACCAGAAAAAAACGCAAGAACCGCCGCAACAGACCAGCCCGGCCAAACCGGACAGTCCCAAGTCGTCCACGGCTGAACGGAACAATAAGTACCAAGCGCCGCCGTCCATGCAGATCGATCCGAAAAAGCAGTACACAGCGACTGTGCAAACCAATCGGGGCGCCTTCAAGATCGAATTGCTGGCCGCCGAAGCGCCGAAGACGGTCAACAACTTCGTCTTCCTGGCCCGTGAAGGCTACTTTGACGGCATCCGGTTTCACCGGATCATCAAGGACTTCATGATTCAGACGGGCGATCCCATGGGGAACGGAACCGGCGGACCCGGATACAAGTTCGCCGACGAACTGCCGCCCAAACTCTCCTACGGACCGGGCGTCGTCGCCATGGCCAACGCCGGCCCGAACACAAACGGCAGCCAGTTCTTCATCTGCAACGGCGAAAAAGCGAAAAACCTCAACCAGATGCCCAACTACACCGTCTTCGGCCGGGTCATCGACGGCATGGAAACGGTGCTCAAGATCTCCGACACGCCGGTGACCGCCGGCTTTGGCGGCGAGAAGAGCAAGCCCGCCGAGGAGATCATCATGGAAAGGGTCACCATCGAAGAGAAGTGA